The following proteins are co-located in the Salmo trutta unplaced genomic scaffold, fSalTru1.1, whole genome shotgun sequence genome:
- the LOC115181807 gene encoding CUB and sushi domain-containing protein 3-like: protein MSHQMWLHLQSDESVGSIGFKINYKEIDKESCGDPGTPLYGFQEGSGFLNGNVLRFECQFGFELIGERMITCQNNNQWSANIPMCIFPCFSNFTAAVGTVLSPDYPEGYGNNLNCVWIIISEPGSRIHLAFNDFDLEPPYDFLIVKDGDQVMD from the exons ATGTCCCATCAAATGTGGCTCCATCTTCAGTCTGATGAGAGCGTGGGCTCTATCGGCTTCAAGATCAACTATAAAG AGATTGATAAGGAGAGTTGTGGGGACCCAGGCACACCTCTGTATGGCTTCCAGGAGGGCAGTGGGTTTCTGAACGGGAACGTGCTGCGGTTCGAGTGCCAGTTTGGCTTCGAGCTGATTGGAGAGAGGATGATCACCTGTCAGAACAACAACCAATGGTCTGCTAACATCCCCATGTGCATAT TCCCATGTTTCTCCAACTTCACGGCGGCCGTGGGCACCGTGCTGTCCCCtgactacccagagggctatggGAACAACCTGAACTGTGTGTGGATCATCATCTCTGAACCCGGCAGCCGGATCCACCTGGCCTTCAACGACTTTGACCTGGAGCCTCCATACGACTTCCTCATCGTGAAGGACGgagaccaggtaatggattga